One Eubacteriales bacterium mix99 genomic window carries:
- a CDS encoding TMEM165/GDT1 family protein → MKTLLTTFCLVFLAELGDKTQMATMLMAAKTKSIWMVFIGSALALAASSLIGVFAGGLLIKFIPQNIIQTASGLAFLVIGILLISGKV, encoded by the coding sequence ATGAAAACATTACTGACAACCTTTTGTTTGGTGTTCCTTGCTGAACTGGGGGATAAAACACAAATGGCAACCATGTTGATGGCTGCCAAAACCAAATCCATTTGGATGGTCTTTATTGGCTCTGCTCTTGCTCTCGCTGCATCTTCCCTGATTGGTGTATTTGCAGGGGGACTTCTTATAAAGTTTATACCGCAAAATATCATCCAAACAGCATCTGGGCTGGCTTTTCTCGTTATTGGTATCTTGCTGATCAGTGGAAAAGTATGA
- the jag gene encoding RNA-binding cell elongation regulator Jag/EloR: MKSVITTGKTVEDAVLAAAIQLAVQRDKLDIEVLEEPVKGLFGVFGNKDARIRASVIRTPKDIAREFLTELLAKMNLEAELDIKETEDRISIYVIGPKMGVLIGHRGETLDAVQYLTSLVVNRNTDQYKRVTIDTENYRKKREETLVKLAKRLSHKVQKTKRKIVLEPMNPFERRVIHSTLQKDPYVSTHSEGEDPYRKVVITLK; the protein is encoded by the coding sequence ATGAAATCAGTGATTACAACGGGCAAAACAGTGGAAGATGCCGTTCTGGCAGCTGCAATCCAGCTGGCGGTACAGAGGGACAAGCTGGATATCGAAGTTCTGGAAGAGCCGGTAAAGGGCTTATTTGGTGTATTTGGAAACAAGGATGCCAGAATCCGGGCGTCTGTCATCCGAACACCAAAGGATATTGCCAGGGAATTCCTGACGGAGCTGCTGGCAAAAATGAACCTGGAAGCAGAACTGGACATTAAGGAAACGGAGGATCGGATTTCCATTTATGTCATCGGGCCAAAAATGGGAGTGCTGATCGGACATCGGGGAGAAACCCTGGATGCCGTACAGTATCTGACCAGCCTGGTTGTAAACCGCAATACCGATCAATACAAACGGGTCACCATTGATACGGAAAATTATCGTAAAAAACGCGAGGAGACGCTGGTAAAACTGGCGAAGCGTCTGAGCCATAAGGTACAGAAAACAAAACGGAAAATTGTACTGGAGCCGATGAACCCTTTTGAAAGAAGAGTGATTCATTCCACCTTGCAGAAGGATCCTTATGTCAGCACCCATAGCGAGGGTGAGGATCCTTATCGTAAGGTTGTCATTACCCTGAAGTAA
- the rsmG gene encoding 16S rRNA (guanine(527)-N(7))-methyltransferase RsmG produces the protein MKDDRSLLADGCAKMGLNLKDTQVRCFETYLSLLLEWNQKMNLTAIDTPQEVIAEHFLDSISVLKVCTPKKGAQVLDVGSGAGFPGIPMRIMRPDIHLTMVDAVLKKTLFLAEARKQLGLDECRILHARAEDLGKTRLHREKYDVVVSRAVAPMRVLAEYCLPFVRVGGCFVAHKGPAAPEEIRSAEQAIKILGGQVKKTEKTEIVGSGRTHILVVIGKTAKTPSKYPRSAGKPKKSPL, from the coding sequence GTGAAAGATGACAGGAGTTTGCTGGCGGACGGATGTGCGAAAATGGGATTGAATTTGAAGGATACGCAGGTGAGGTGTTTTGAAACGTATCTTTCCCTGCTGCTGGAATGGAACCAGAAAATGAATCTGACAGCCATAGATACTCCGCAGGAAGTCATTGCGGAGCATTTTCTGGATTCCATTTCCGTACTGAAGGTATGTACTCCAAAGAAGGGTGCTCAGGTGCTGGACGTAGGATCCGGCGCGGGCTTTCCTGGAATCCCGATGCGGATTATGAGGCCGGACATTCATTTGACCATGGTGGATGCGGTTCTGAAGAAGACCTTGTTTTTGGCGGAAGCCCGGAAGCAGTTGGGGTTGGATGAATGCCGTATTTTGCATGCCAGGGCAGAGGATCTGGGAAAAACGCGGCTTCACCGCGAGAAGTATGATGTTGTTGTGTCCAGGGCTGTAGCTCCCATGAGGGTATTGGCCGAATATTGCCTTCCCTTTGTCCGGGTGGGAGGATGTTTTGTGGCCCATAAGGGTCCTGCTGCTCCGGAGGAGATCCGGAGTGCAGAGCAGGCAATCAAAATATTGGGTGGTCAGGTAAAGAAAACGGAAAAAACGGAAATTGTGGGTTCAGGGAGGACCCATATATTGGTTGTCATTGGGAAAACAGCGAAAACACCGTCAAAGTATCCCCGCTCTGCCGGAAAGCCCAAAAAGTCTCCATTGTAA
- a CDS encoding YkuS family protein, with product MQTIVLERGMEELKTILEQHGYHTIYEDEESDTATCYIYREQNPLSQKTFPSFRNMEELSASSASNILMIPAENKTPEEIITMIENRVYSPLFPPGYF from the coding sequence ATGCAAACTATCGTTCTGGAGCGGGGAATGGAAGAATTGAAAACCATACTGGAACAACATGGATATCATACCATATATGAAGATGAGGAAAGCGACACTGCAACCTGCTATATCTATCGGGAGCAGAATCCTCTGAGTCAGAAAACCTTTCCTTCCTTCCGGAACATGGAAGAGCTTTCAGCTTCTTCTGCTTCCAATATTCTGATGATTCCCGCAGAGAATAAAACACCGGAGGAAATTATCACCATGATTGAAAACAGGGTGTACAGTCCGCTGTTTCCTCCCGGCTATTTCTGA
- the yyaC gene encoding spore protease YyaC, which translates to MENVRDEISVGVRDPHALTRFSRGFERIFRSCYSRKFGDIVIVCIGTDRSTGDCLGPLVGHKLQLIQYSMVSVCGTLEHPVHAKNLEGEIHSIEQNHKHPFLIGIDACLGKPERIGQITIGKGPLRPGAGVSKELPEIGHMHITGVVNMSGFMEYLTLQNTRLNLVMRMADIISNGIHFNIWKYIDDKGDRHSFLPDKISDHGTTEKQDQK; encoded by the coding sequence ATGGAGAATGTTCGTGATGAAATATCAGTCGGCGTGAGAGATCCCCATGCATTAACCCGATTCAGCAGAGGATTTGAAAGAATCTTCCGAAGTTGCTATTCAAGGAAGTTCGGAGATATTGTAATCGTCTGTATCGGAACGGATCGTTCCACCGGGGATTGTCTGGGACCTTTGGTAGGACATAAACTTCAGCTGATTCAATACAGCATGGTGTCCGTATGTGGAACCCTGGAACATCCTGTTCATGCAAAAAACCTGGAGGGAGAGATCCATAGCATTGAGCAGAATCATAAACATCCTTTTTTGATAGGGATCGATGCCTGTCTGGGGAAACCGGAACGCATTGGTCAGATCACAATAGGCAAGGGTCCGCTGCGTCCAGGAGCAGGAGTCAGTAAGGAGCTGCCGGAGATCGGGCATATGCATATCACAGGGGTTGTCAACATGAGCGGCTTTATGGAATATCTGACTCTGCAAAATACCCGGCTGAATCTGGTCATGCGGATGGCGGATATCATAAGCAATGGGATACATTTTAATATTTGGAAATATATAGATGACAAGGGAGACAGGCATTCTTTTTTACCCGATAAGATATCGGACCATGGGACCACTGAGAAGCAGGATCAGAAATAG
- the mnmE gene encoding tRNA uridine-5-carboxymethylaminomethyl(34) synthesis GTPase MnmE, with protein MQLEETIVALATPPGEGGIAVIRLSGSESLGIVRTLFVTKKKNKLREIRPRYFYYGYIADEKNHPVDEVLMVYMKAPHTYTREDVVEIHCHGGMVPVRRIIGLVLSAGARLAQPGEFTKRAFLNGRIDLAQAEGVMELISAKSDEAARISLEQMEGALSGKIHALRQELLDLLARIEVTVDYPEEDIEELLTEEVRGKLDHARSQCRQLLASADQGKLIRDGIRVAIIGKPNVGKSSLLNALVRQNRAIVTDVPGTTRDVIEEYINIRGILVQIVDTAGIRETTDAIEKIGVEKTKERTQTADLILLLLDASRPLEKEDIEILKWLKDRKVLILLNKSDLPSVIREDEIRKISESRIIRTSMTGGTGLTETEDNIVRLVESGRLGPKNSAVILNSRHKEVLLRADRDLGEALSALDSSVPLDMVTIDIRSVLEALGEITGESVTENLIDKIFSEFCVGK; from the coding sequence ATGCAATTGGAAGAAACCATAGTGGCCCTGGCGACTCCGCCGGGAGAAGGTGGAATCGCCGTGATCCGGCTAAGCGGTTCGGAATCCCTGGGGATTGTTCGCACTCTGTTTGTGACAAAAAAGAAGAACAAACTGCGGGAGATCCGGCCAAGGTATTTTTACTACGGTTATATTGCGGATGAAAAGAACCATCCTGTGGATGAAGTCCTGATGGTCTATATGAAGGCACCGCATACGTACACCCGGGAGGACGTGGTGGAAATCCATTGTCACGGGGGAATGGTACCGGTAAGGAGAATTATCGGGCTGGTCCTGTCTGCGGGAGCACGGCTTGCGCAGCCCGGGGAATTTACAAAGCGGGCTTTTCTGAACGGGCGCATCGACCTTGCCCAGGCAGAAGGTGTTATGGAGCTGATCTCTGCAAAATCGGATGAGGCGGCGAGAATTTCCCTGGAACAAATGGAGGGAGCCCTGTCTGGAAAAATCCATGCCCTGCGCCAGGAACTGCTGGATTTGCTGGCTCGTATTGAGGTCACTGTGGATTATCCGGAGGAGGATATTGAGGAGCTTCTGACAGAAGAAGTCCGCGGGAAGCTGGACCATGCCCGGTCACAATGCAGGCAGCTGCTTGCCTCTGCCGATCAGGGAAAGCTGATCCGGGACGGGATCCGCGTTGCGATCATCGGGAAACCCAATGTGGGTAAGTCTTCCCTGCTGAACGCCCTGGTTCGTCAGAACCGTGCGATTGTAACCGATGTTCCCGGGACCACAAGGGATGTCATTGAAGAGTATATCAATATCCGGGGGATTCTGGTGCAAATCGTGGATACGGCGGGAATCCGGGAAACCACGGATGCCATTGAGAAAATCGGAGTGGAGAAAACAAAGGAACGGACGCAGACAGCGGATCTGATTTTACTTTTGCTGGATGCCTCCCGGCCGTTGGAAAAGGAAGACATTGAGATCTTGAAATGGCTGAAGGATCGAAAGGTGCTGATTCTGCTGAATAAATCCGATCTTCCATCTGTGATAAGGGAAGACGAAATACGAAAGATTTCCGAAAGCCGGATTATCAGGACTTCCATGACGGGTGGCACCGGTCTGACGGAAACAGAGGATAATATTGTCCGTCTGGTGGAATCCGGCCGTCTTGGGCCGAAAAACTCCGCTGTGATCCTGAACAGCCGGCACAAGGAAGTTCTGCTGCGGGCTGACAGGGATCTGGGGGAAGCGTTGTCCGCTCTGGACTCTTCGGTTCCTCTGGATATGGTGACCATAGATATCCGGAGTGTTCTGGAGGCGCTGGGGGAGATTACGGGAGAAAGTGTGACAGAGAATTTAATTGATAAAATATTTTCGGAGTTTTGCGTTGGAAAGTAG
- a CDS encoding ParB/RepB/Spo0J family partition protein: MAMKKGLGRGLDALFESYKEETENADEALSEQEKKQIQEIRINDIDPNPNQPRRQFDEEGIQELAESIRSHGVVQPIIVKKSGFRYQIVAGERRWRAAREAGSITIPAMVMNLTEEKVIEIGLIENLQREDLNPIEEAQGIQQLVDRMDLTQEEAAKRLGRSRPAVANALRLLHLSERIQRYLSDKRITTGHARALLSIEDKKLREQVAGMIIEKGLNVRDTEKIIQNLDKKKKARKNAREKPSYIMEIENGLEESLGTKVQIRPGTKKGIIEIEYYSNEDLERIINRVSYQQ, encoded by the coding sequence ATGGCGATGAAAAAAGGTCTGGGGAGAGGACTGGATGCCCTATTTGAAAGTTATAAGGAAGAAACGGAGAATGCGGATGAAGCGTTAAGTGAACAGGAAAAAAAGCAGATACAGGAAATCCGGATTAATGATATTGATCCCAATCCCAATCAACCACGCAGGCAGTTTGATGAAGAAGGGATTCAGGAACTGGCGGAGTCTATCCGAAGCCATGGAGTGGTGCAACCCATTATTGTGAAAAAGAGTGGATTCCGATATCAGATCGTAGCCGGCGAGAGACGCTGGAGGGCAGCCAGGGAAGCTGGGTCGATTACCATACCTGCGATGGTAATGAATTTGACGGAGGAAAAAGTCATTGAAATTGGCCTGATTGAAAATTTACAGAGAGAGGATCTCAACCCAATCGAAGAAGCACAGGGAATTCAACAATTGGTGGACAGGATGGATCTTACCCAGGAGGAAGCAGCGAAGCGCCTGGGAAGAAGTCGGCCTGCCGTTGCAAACGCATTGCGTCTGCTGCATCTTTCTGAAAGAATACAGAGGTATTTGTCCGATAAAAGAATTACGACCGGCCACGCAAGGGCATTGCTTTCCATTGAAGACAAAAAGCTGCGCGAACAAGTTGCAGGGATGATTATAGAGAAAGGCTTAAATGTACGGGATACTGAAAAAATCATTCAGAATTTAGATAAGAAGAAGAAAGCAAGAAAGAATGCCAGGGAGAAGCCAAGCTATATTATGGAGATTGAAAATGGATTGGAAGAATCTCTTGGCACAAAAGTACAGATCCGGCCCGGCACAAAGAAAGGAATTATAGAAATTGAATATTACAGTAATGAGGATCTGGAACGGATTATCAACAGAGTATCCTATCAGCAATAA
- the noc gene encoding nucleoid occlusion protein: MPAEVHSFSREVELIPIHMIKPNPYQPRKSFTAQGLEELAQSIREYGVIQPITVRKTGQDGYELIAGERRLRAGKMAGLTHIPSILVDTYEEDSAIMAMIENLQRENLHFLEEAKGYESLIQDHGFTQEELASKLGKNQSTIANKLRILRLSEEVKEILIKENLTERHARALLKLPDDQLQIKAVRQVVAAKLNVRDTERLIDQYIEKIRDHQRNNIIRSRKNRNSLSGKKDLRIFTNTIHNAIRLMEKYGLSVKYHQVEKEDRIEITISIPKS, from the coding sequence ATGCCGGCAGAGGTTCATTCGTTTTCCAGGGAAGTGGAGTTGATACCGATTCATATGATTAAGCCGAATCCCTATCAGCCAAGAAAAAGTTTCACAGCACAGGGGCTGGAGGAACTGGCGCAATCCATAAGGGAGTACGGAGTGATTCAGCCCATCACCGTAAGAAAAACCGGACAGGATGGATATGAACTGATTGCAGGGGAACGGCGGCTTCGCGCGGGGAAAATGGCCGGATTGACCCATATCCCTTCCATACTTGTCGATACCTATGAAGAAGACTCCGCAATTATGGCCATGATTGAGAACCTGCAGAGAGAGAATCTCCATTTTCTGGAGGAAGCAAAAGGCTACGAAAGCCTCATTCAGGATCATGGATTTACGCAGGAAGAATTGGCTTCCAAGTTGGGAAAGAATCAATCCACAATCGCAAATAAACTTCGCATCCTGCGCTTAAGTGAAGAAGTAAAGGAAATACTGATCAAGGAAAATCTGACAGAGCGTCATGCCAGGGCTCTCCTGAAGCTTCCGGACGATCAGCTTCAGATAAAAGCAGTCCGGCAAGTCGTGGCGGCCAAACTGAATGTCAGGGATACGGAAAGGCTCATTGATCAATATATTGAGAAAATACGGGATCATCAAAGAAATAATATAATCCGGTCCAGGAAAAACAGGAACTCCTTATCGGGAAAAAAGGATTTGAGAATCTTCACCAATACCATTCACAATGCCATACGTTTAATGGAGAAGTATGGGCTGTCCGTAAAATATCATCAGGTTGAAAAAGAGGATCGCATTGAAATCACTATAAGCATACCAAAAAGTTGA
- a CDS encoding CvpA family protein translates to MNILDIAILFIMAVCMLNGAYNGFILSALHAASFFLSWMIAAIFYPMLSKFIVSRFPRLLSTTAFYVDGSSRIGNVENKMAKIGSFSKDQLSHVMEKTALPNPFFRILKSNIFQSANGTKSLGEFFDTTMATIVIHIVSFLLLFLITKLILNIVIDAFKTIRNLPVLKQLDGVAGMGFGLIRGIFVIYMFFALVPILMTIAPADVINEFLDGSLFAKFFYNTNIFTNLIRGSL, encoded by the coding sequence ATGAATATTTTGGACATTGCAATACTCTTTATTATGGCTGTCTGTATGCTGAACGGCGCATACAATGGGTTTATCCTGTCTGCGCTGCATGCAGCATCTTTCTTTTTGTCCTGGATGATTGCCGCGATTTTTTATCCCATGCTGTCCAAGTTCATTGTCAGCCGTTTTCCAAGGTTGCTGAGCACTACTGCATTCTATGTGGACGGCTCTTCCAGGATTGGAAATGTGGAAAACAAGATGGCAAAGATCGGCTCCTTTTCAAAGGACCAGCTTTCTCATGTCATGGAGAAAACCGCTTTGCCCAATCCCTTTTTCAGAATCCTGAAATCCAATATTTTTCAATCAGCAAATGGAACAAAATCACTTGGAGAATTCTTTGATACGACTATGGCAACCATTGTGATCCATATTGTCAGTTTTCTTTTGCTGTTCCTGATAACAAAACTGATTTTAAACATTGTGATCGATGCGTTTAAAACAATAAGGAATCTGCCTGTTCTCAAGCAGCTTGATGGAGTAGCCGGCATGGGCTTTGGCCTGATCCGCGGGATCTTTGTAATCTATATGTTCTTTGCCCTTGTTCCTATTCTAATGACCATTGCTCCTGCCGATGTGATCAATGAATTTCTGGATGGATCCCTGTTTGCAAAGTTTTTTTATAACACCAATATTTTTACAAACCTGATTCGTGGAAGCCTATAA
- the mnmG gene encoding tRNA uridine-5-carboxymethylaminomethyl(34) synthesis enzyme MnmG — protein MDFIAGKYDIIVIGAGHAGCEAALASARMGQGTLVLALNLDAVALMACNPSIGGSSKGHLVREVDALGGEMGRNIDKTAIQVRMLNTGKGPAVHSLRAQADKKRYQEEMKWTLECQENLTLRQGEVESIRTKNGRISGVRLTTGEVYLCRAVVLASGVYLKSRVIIGEFSAKSGPNGLFPANQLSESLKDLGFALQRFKTGTPARVNRRSLDFTRMKMQPGDPTAEPFSFQDDCRMRDQTPCWLTCTNEHTHEIIRENLYRSPLYSGKIKGIGPRYCPSIEDKVVRFRDKKSHQIFIEPEGLHTNEMYIQGMSSSLPVDVQTAVYHTVPGMEHAEIMRPAYAIEYDCIDPTQLKLSLESREIGGMFFAGQINGSSGYEEAAAQGILAGINAVQYIRGDGPLILDRSDAYIGVLVDDLVTKGTKEPYRMMTSRAEYRLLLRQDNADMRLTEKGYRIGLADEQRYQRTMKKEESILRATERLKHTVLPPSERNEAWLKEKGSSPIQSGIPLYNLLKRPELHYSDIAGLEDRKAGKVPAEVGKQVEIQVKYQGYIQKQERQVEQFRKMERNGIPDHMDYRLISGLRLEARQKLQAQQPVNIGQASRISGVSPADVSVLMIYLEKTRRERKDSER, from the coding sequence ATGGATTTTATTGCCGGGAAATATGACATTATTGTAATCGGAGCGGGGCATGCCGGATGTGAAGCCGCCCTGGCATCCGCCAGAATGGGGCAGGGAACCCTGGTCCTTGCCCTGAATCTGGATGCTGTGGCTTTGATGGCCTGCAACCCTTCCATTGGAGGATCCTCCAAAGGTCATCTGGTACGGGAAGTTGATGCCCTGGGCGGAGAAATGGGCCGGAACATTGACAAAACCGCCATTCAGGTTCGTATGCTGAATACCGGGAAAGGTCCTGCCGTACATTCTCTGCGGGCACAGGCGGATAAAAAGCGCTATCAGGAAGAAATGAAATGGACTCTGGAGTGCCAGGAGAATCTGACCCTGCGTCAGGGGGAAGTGGAATCCATACGGACGAAAAACGGAAGGATATCCGGGGTCCGGCTGACTACCGGAGAAGTTTATCTTTGCCGGGCAGTTGTACTTGCATCGGGTGTTTATTTGAAGAGTCGGGTCATCATCGGGGAATTTTCGGCGAAAAGCGGGCCAAATGGGTTGTTCCCCGCCAATCAGCTGTCGGAATCCCTGAAGGACCTGGGATTTGCCCTGCAGAGGTTTAAGACAGGGACCCCGGCAAGGGTCAACCGAAGATCCCTGGATTTTACCAGGATGAAAATGCAGCCAGGAGATCCGACAGCGGAGCCTTTTTCGTTTCAGGATGACTGCAGAATGCGGGATCAGACTCCCTGCTGGCTGACCTGTACCAATGAGCATACCCATGAGATCATACGGGAGAATCTGTACCGTTCTCCCCTGTATTCCGGGAAAATCAAAGGGATTGGACCAAGATACTGTCCTTCGATAGAAGACAAAGTCGTCCGGTTCAGGGATAAGAAAAGTCATCAGATCTTTATTGAACCGGAAGGGCTTCACACCAATGAAATGTATATCCAGGGTATGTCCTCCAGCCTGCCGGTGGATGTGCAGACAGCTGTCTATCATACCGTGCCGGGCATGGAACATGCGGAAATCATGCGGCCTGCCTATGCCATTGAATATGACTGCATTGACCCGACCCAGCTGAAGCTGTCACTGGAATCCAGAGAGATCGGAGGTATGTTTTTTGCCGGCCAGATCAATGGAAGCTCCGGCTACGAAGAAGCGGCGGCACAGGGAATTCTGGCCGGCATCAATGCCGTTCAGTATATCAGGGGGGACGGGCCATTGATTCTGGATCGCTCGGATGCCTATATCGGGGTATTGGTGGATGATCTGGTGACGAAGGGGACAAAAGAGCCCTATCGTATGATGACATCCCGGGCGGAATACCGTTTGCTGCTGAGACAGGACAATGCGGATATGCGGCTGACGGAAAAGGGCTATCGGATCGGATTGGCGGATGAGCAAAGATATCAAAGGACCATGAAAAAAGAAGAATCCATCCTCCGGGCGACAGAAAGGCTGAAACATACCGTGCTGCCTCCATCTGAAAGAAATGAGGCCTGGCTGAAGGAAAAGGGATCGTCTCCCATACAAAGCGGCATACCCCTCTATAACCTTCTGAAACGTCCTGAGCTGCATTATTCGGACATCGCCGGTCTGGAGGACCGGAAGGCCGGGAAAGTCCCTGCAGAGGTCGGGAAACAGGTTGAGATACAGGTAAAGTATCAGGGCTATATTCAAAAGCAGGAAAGGCAGGTGGAACAGTTTCGAAAGATGGAACGGAACGGAATTCCGGATCATATGGATTATCGTCTGATCTCCGGGCTGCGTTTGGAAGCCAGGCAGAAACTGCAGGCGCAGCAGCCGGTCAATATCGGACAGGCGTCCCGGATTTCAGGGGTATCGCCTGCAGATGTCTCGGTGCTGATGATTTATCTGGAAAAAACAAGACGGGAGCGGAAAGACAGTGAAAGATGA
- a CDS encoding DUF4446 family protein: MDSIITFISHYTTEIVFGIAILSLISFLIALANYFRTSKILRKYKRLMRGSNNKNLEAMLNQHMDRLENRFSSIRELELSIPSMNSRMSQCLQRVGIVRYNAFEQMGGNQSFSVALLDEKGNGIVLTGLYSRNSSAIFAKPIQKGLSTYDLSNEEKEAIDRAFQSSST, translated from the coding sequence ATGGATAGTATCATTACATTTATCAGTCATTACACAACAGAAATTGTCTTCGGCATAGCCATTTTATCCCTGATTTCCTTTTTGATTGCTCTGGCCAACTATTTCCGGACCAGCAAAATACTTCGAAAATATAAACGGCTCATGAGAGGCAGCAACAATAAGAATCTGGAAGCCATGCTGAATCAGCATATGGACAGGCTGGAGAACCGGTTTTCGAGCATCCGGGAGCTGGAGCTTTCCATTCCCTCCATGAACAGCAGAATGAGCCAATGCCTGCAGCGGGTTGGCATCGTTCGCTACAACGCCTTTGAACAGATGGGCGGGAATCAAAGCTTTTCCGTAGCACTGCTGGATGAAAAGGGAAATGGTATCGTATTGACAGGCCTTTACAGCAGAAACTCCTCGGCTATATTTGCCAAGCCAATCCAGAAAGGACTATCCACCTATGACCTTTCCAATGAAGAAAAAGAAGCGATCGACAGAGCCTTTCAATCATCTTCTACATAA
- a CDS encoding AAA family ATPase — protein sequence MSKVIAVANQKGGVGKTTTNVNLSACLAVLGKKVLTIDIDPQGNTTSGLGIDKNHAKYSIYDIIVNGVDARDTILHTSVKNLDIIVSKIQLAGAEIELVPMMARETILKKALTDIKEDYEYILIDCPPSLGLITINALTAADKLLVPIQCEYYALEGLTQLMSTYELVKKNLNPNLEIEGVVLTMFDARTNLSIQVVDEVKKHFRNKVYTTIIPRNVRLGEAPSHGVPVILYDPKCIGAEAYTDLAKEMISNEEEEEGEELWR from the coding sequence ATGTCTAAAGTAATAGCGGTTGCCAACCAGAAAGGCGGTGTTGGCAAGACGACGACGAATGTAAATTTAAGTGCCTGTCTGGCCGTTCTCGGGAAAAAAGTGCTGACCATTGATATTGATCCACAGGGAAATACAACAAGTGGATTGGGGATAGATAAAAACCATGCGAAGTATTCCATTTATGATATTATTGTCAATGGAGTGGATGCCAGGGATACGATTCTACATACTTCTGTCAAGAACCTGGATATCATCGTATCAAAGATCCAACTGGCCGGAGCCGAGATTGAATTGGTGCCAATGATGGCACGGGAAACGATTTTGAAAAAAGCATTGACAGATATTAAGGAGGATTATGAATATATCCTGATTGACTGTCCTCCCTCTCTTGGCCTGATTACCATAAATGCCCTCACGGCTGCGGATAAACTGCTGGTACCCATACAATGCGAATACTATGCCCTGGAAGGACTGACGCAGTTAATGAGCACCTATGAGCTGGTAAAAAAGAATCTGAATCCGAATTTGGAAATTGAGGGAGTCGTACTGACCATGTTTGATGCAAGAACCAATCTTTCCATTCAGGTAGTGGATGAAGTAAAGAAACACTTTAGGAATAAAGTCTATACGACGATTATTCCGAGAAATGTACGGCTGGGAGAAGCACCAAGCCATGGGGTTCCTGTGATCCTGTACGATCCAAAATGCATTGGAGCAGAAGCCTATACGGATCTGGCAAAGGAAATGATCTCGAATGAAGAGGAAGAGGAGGGCGAAGAATTATGGCGATGA